The Psychrobacillus sp. FSL K6-2836 nucleotide sequence GGGGTTTGAGGGATGAAGTTAAGTATATTGGATCAATCACCAATTTCTTCAAATCAGACTGCGAAAGATGCTTTAAATGAGTCGTTGAAATTAGCACAAGCCGGAGAGGCGTTTGGGTATACTCGCTATTGGGTTACGGAACATCATGATTTACCTGGACTCGCAAGTTCAGTTCCTGAAGTGATCTTAAGTTATATTGGAGCAAATACCAATACAATTCGCATCGGTTCGGGAGCTGTTTTGTTGCCTCACTATAAACCTTTTAAAGTAGCAGAAATATATAATACACTCGCTACATTATTTCCTAATCGTATTGATGTTGGTTTAGGACGTGCTCCAGGAGGTTCTGCTGAAGTAACCAATGCATTATCAGATAATTTTTTGCAAAATGTCTATAAAATGCCTTGCCTAGTGAAAGATTTTCTCCATTTTTTGGACGATGATTTTCCTGCTGAACTTGAGTATTCTAAAATTTCTGCCTCACCAATTCCGGATATTTCCCCAGTACCTTGGCTTCTTGGGACTAGTAAGAAAAGTGCTTTACTTGCTGCGGAAAATGGGATTGCTTATACATTCGGTCAATTTATGAGTGACAATGATGGGCCGTCCATTATTCAGGAATATTTAGATGCTTTTATTCCTAGAAAACAAGGACAAACAGCTCAAGTCATGGTAACTGTATCAGTCATTTGTGCAGAAACAACTGAAAAAGCACATGAAATATCGTTAAGTGCACTCATATGGGAATTGCAGAAAGCTAAGAGGGAAGGTGGTCAGGGAGTTCCTTCTATTCAAGAGGCAAAGCAATATCTTTTAAACGACCTTGAGCAAGATACATTTGATAAGATGAAACAGAATATGATTATCGGTAATCCACAAGAAGTAAAACAGAAATTACTCCAGTTGCAAGCTACATATAGAGCTGATGAAATCATGCTGAGTACAATTACATATTCTGCAGAAGCTCGAAGAAACTCTTATAAACTAATAGCAACTGAATTGCTTTTTAATGATTAAACAGTTTGGTACTGCTATCCTTTGTTAGAAACATTAAATATATGATTATTGATGTACCAAGTCACTTGATTAACTTGATGTAAGCCCAAAAATGCTCGTGAAGTTATTAACTTCGCGGGCATTTTATTGTTAGTTGAGTAAATTTCATACTTCGAAACATGAAAGTGTGTTGGAGCAGAAATCAACTTTGTTTGGATTTCACTATTTAATATACCTTTAAAAGAAAACCTAAATAAATTTAGATTTTTATATTGCAAATAAAATTGTTTTAAATTTTATAATAGTGTATTATACACAGTATAAGATAGTGTAC carries:
- a CDS encoding LLM class flavin-dependent oxidoreductase; the protein is MKLSILDQSPISSNQTAKDALNESLKLAQAGEAFGYTRYWVTEHHDLPGLASSVPEVILSYIGANTNTIRIGSGAVLLPHYKPFKVAEIYNTLATLFPNRIDVGLGRAPGGSAEVTNALSDNFLQNVYKMPCLVKDFLHFLDDDFPAELEYSKISASPIPDISPVPWLLGTSKKSALLAAENGIAYTFGQFMSDNDGPSIIQEYLDAFIPRKQGQTAQVMVTVSVICAETTEKAHEISLSALIWELQKAKREGGQGVPSIQEAKQYLLNDLEQDTFDKMKQNMIIGNPQEVKQKLLQLQATYRADEIMLSTITYSAEARRNSYKLIATELLFND